TCATTCTTAATAAATCTACGTTATGAATAAAAGGCTAAAATCAATGTATCATAAGTAAAACCACATTTGTTTTACTGATTGATGTAATTTTGATTAAAAATACTTTTCAGTAGGATAGGAAGCCTTGTTTTTGAATTTTTCTTATTTCAATTGTTATGAATGTAATATGATAAATAAAAACTATGATAGACGTAATGATGAAAAAAAGGAAGATCCAAAGAGGTACACAAACTCTGCCTAAGTATAGTTTTTTCCAATAATATTCACCGACAACTAATAGAATATTAATTCATTTTTAATGAATAAAGTGTAAAATAGAATATGAATAGACCAACATGTAATGATTTATTCGAAGTTAGAAAATTTACACTAAAATAAAAAACTTATCCGTTTTCACCAGGGGGTTACATCAATGAGCACAAAACAAAATAAGTATAATTTTTTTCAACGCTTTGGACGTGCTTTTAAGCTGAATTTCACGAAACTCCTGCGTTCTCCTGGGGGAGCCAGAAAGGTTGCAATGGGATTTGCAATTGGCTTTGGCTTGGAAATGTTAGTTATTTCAACTGCTTCCCTTATTTATATATTGTTTGTACCAATAGTCCGATTGGCTAAAGGCTCAATACCCGCTTCGATCATTGGTAATATCATTGGAAAACTCTCGTTTCTCCCTGTCCTTCTTTTACCGTTTGCTAGACAGCTGGGGAAAACCATTTTTCCAATGAAAGTCAGAATAGGTGACCATACGCATTTTTCTCTTCAAAATTTATTGCACGGAGATTTCCATAGTTTAGTCGGTCTACTCCATGGTGGTGTCCATGCATTAATTGGAATGACGATTTTTGGGATTGTTCTTGGCTCTATTTCTTACTTTATTGTTCATTATCTCTACGAAAAAGAAAGATCAAATAGACTTAAAAGAAGACGTCTTAAACATGAAATTCGTATAGGTAGGATCGAAAAGAATTTAATATAAACTTTGTCTATTGTAAGCCCTTACTGGAATGTTAAGGGCTATTTGCGCTTTTTAAATTCGAACTACACGACCTTTAAATGCATTTTTCCAATATCCATTTGTCATATCTGCAATGGCGACACCGGTTGAGCTTTGAGAACCAATGAACTTACCGTCTCCAAGATAGATTCCAACATGGCCGTCTCTCTTGTAAGTGTCGAAGAAAACAAGGTCTCCCGGCTGCATTTCTTGAGGAGAAACCTGCCTGCCATCGTTTTTTATCGTAGAGGTAGTACTGCTGATTTTGATACCTGCTTCAGAAAAAGCCCATTGAACAAAACCGGAGCAGTCAAATCTTCCACGGGCAATATCATTGGCATTTCTGCCGCCGCCAAACACATATACAGAGTTTCCTATGTACTTATTACCTGCATTAATGACTGTGGATATGTAATCCTTTTCTAACTCATTTATGTATGTTTGAGCCGTTTCCTTTTTCTGAGCTTCCAATTCAAGCTGATTTTGTAATGTCTTATATTGTTCCTGTTGTTTATTTAGGTGAGCTTGCAATGTTTCGATCTTATTTTTCATGCTGTTAATTTCCACAAGTTTATTTTCTAACAAAACCTTTTTACTTTCATATTCTTTTTGCTGAATTTCTTGCTGTTCCAAAAGATCTCGGTCTGCCTCAGCTATCGCTGCCAAAGCACTGACCCGGTCTACTAAATCACTTAGGCTTGTAGCACCAAGCAGTACCTCTAGATAGTCGGCATGCTTATCACTCTGCTGGTAGGATAGAGCACGTTCCTTTAAGACTTCATTTCGTTTTGCCATATTTTCCTTAATTATTCGAATCTCGTTTTCAAGATTTTCAATATCAGCTTTAGCGGCTGTAATCTCCATATCAACCTTTACGATTGCCTGATTATTCTCTTGAATAGCCTCAGAAACCCGTTTCAATTGGTCATTGACACTAAAAGAGTTTCCTTCGATATTTGGAATTTCATTGTTAGCTGTTAAACGATTCGTTTGAATGGGTGAAGGGGCAACCTGAGGTAATTCTTTAGTATTTTCTATGTTACTGAATGATTCCGCTTGAACCTTTTGTATAGAAAATTCATTTCCTGCCGCCGCAAGTATAATAAGCAAGTTTAACAGGATAAGTGCTTTATTAATCACCTAATACCACTACCTTCTTATTAAGATAATTTTCTAAATGTTCGTACTATTTATTGTACCAAATTTCTACCAGATAATTCTGTCAACTGTGTTATAAGAATATTACAATTTGATAACAGTGTAATAAGGAACCTGAATCAGCAATGCGATGAAGGCCATATAGGTTGGAAAACCAGGAAGATTAATCCTTCATAAGTGGGATGAAGGACTAATCGATTGATCAAAAGGAAAGATTAGTCCTTCATAAGCGGGATGAAGGCCGAATCGATTGATCAAACGGAAAGATTAGTCCATCATAAGCCCGATGAAGGCCAAATCGGTTGATCAAACGAAAGGATTAGTCCATCATAAGCCCGATGAAGGCCAAATCGGTTGATCAAACGAAAAGATTAGTCCATCATAAGAGGGATGAAGGCCAAATCGATTGATCAAAAGGAAAGATTAGTCCATCATAAGCCCGATGAAAGCCTAATCGGTTGAAAAACTAGGAAGATTAGTCCTTCATAAACGGGATGGTGGCCAAATCAATTGGTTAAACGAAAAGATTAGTCCATCATAAGAGTGATGAAGGCCTAATCGGTTGGAAAAGCAGGAAGATTAGTCCATCATAAGCGGGATGAAGGCCAAATCGATTGATCAAAAGGAAAGATTAGTCCATCATAAGCCCGATGAAGGCCTAATCGGTTGAAAAACTAGGAAGATTAGTCCATCATAAGCGGGATGAAGGCCAAATCGATTGATCAAAAGGGAAGATTAGTCCATCATAAGCTCGATGAAGGCCAAATCGATTGATCAAAAGGGAAGATTAGTCCATCATAACCTCGATGAAGGCCAAATCGATTGATCAAAAGGAAAGATTATTCCTTCATAAGCCCGATGAAAGCCAAATCGATTGATCAAACGAAAAGATTAGTCCTTCATATGCGATAGGGGCTTAAACGAAGGCTTTTTAAAGATAATTTAACTGCTTTTAAGAGCAGTTTTGTCTTTAAGCCGCCCTATTAAAGACATTTTTTACACTTCCGATGGCAGTTTTGTCCTTAAGAACACTTATTGAAGATCTTGTAATGGATCTCCTCATTCATGCTTTCACCTTTATTATTAATCAAATAATCATGATGTATTTATTAAATCATCAATTTTTAATCTGTTAATCCTTTTTATCTAAGTTATTAGTTTTAGGCTAAAACTAATTTTGCCTCGTTTTTATTAACTTGAAAGTCTAGGTAAAGAAGGAAAACTTTCCAGCATAATAGAATAATAAATAAAATCAACATCAGGAAAAAAGAAATAATAGCTTGTTTTTTTTGCCTTTAGTCATAAACTTTCTTATTAAACTATTGAAGCTGGGTATCAAGAGGGGTGAGATTAATGGAAAAGCAAAATAATTTTTATATCAACGACGAAACAGAAAAATGTATAATCACCAGGCTACGGTCCGCCGGTTGTGTTTTCGCTGAAGATGAGACCAGATTACTTATCTCAGAGGCAGGGACGCCAGACGCCCTCGAGGCCATGGTGGAACGACGAGAAGCCGGTTTTCCCCTCGAGCAAATTATCGGTTGGGTGAATTTCTGCGGTATTCGGATAGAACTGGAACCCGATGTCTTCGTACCTCGTCGCCGGACAGAGTTTCTTGTCCAACAGGCTACAGCCCTTGCTATGCCAGGAGCCATCGTCGTAGACCTGTGCTGTGGCACAGGAGCGGTGGGCGCTGCTCTGGCCAAAACTTTGGGATGGATTGAGTTGTATGCAATTGACATCGACCCAGCCGCAGTGAAGTGCGCCCGTCGCAACGTTACTTCCATCGGTGGTAAGGTGTACGAAGGCGACCTATACGATCCAATACCAACCAAACTACGTGGGAGAGTCGACGTCTTGGTCGCAAACGCCCCCTATGTACCTACTGA
The DNA window shown above is from Neobacillus sp. WH10 and carries:
- a CDS encoding DUF2062 domain-containing protein: MSTKQNKYNFFQRFGRAFKLNFTKLLRSPGGARKVAMGFAIGFGLEMLVISTASLIYILFVPIVRLAKGSIPASIIGNIIGKLSFLPVLLLPFARQLGKTIFPMKVRIGDHTHFSLQNLLHGDFHSLVGLLHGGVHALIGMTIFGIVLGSISYFIVHYLYEKERSNRLKRRRLKHEIRIGRIEKNLI
- a CDS encoding C40 family peptidase; the protein is MINKALILLNLLIILAAAGNEFSIQKVQAESFSNIENTKELPQVAPSPIQTNRLTANNEIPNIEGNSFSVNDQLKRVSEAIQENNQAIVKVDMEITAAKADIENLENEIRIIKENMAKRNEVLKERALSYQQSDKHADYLEVLLGATSLSDLVDRVSALAAIAEADRDLLEQQEIQQKEYESKKVLLENKLVEINSMKNKIETLQAHLNKQQEQYKTLQNQLELEAQKKETAQTYINELEKDYISTVINAGNKYIGNSVYVFGGGRNANDIARGRFDCSGFVQWAFSEAGIKISSTTSTIKNDGRQVSPQEMQPGDLVFFDTYKRDGHVGIYLGDGKFIGSQSSTGVAIADMTNGYWKNAFKGRVVRI
- a CDS encoding putative protein N(5)-glutamine methyltransferase, whose product is MNDETEKCIITRLRSAGCVFAEDETRLLISEAGTPDALEAMVERREAGFPLEQIIGWVNFCGIRIELEPDVFVPRRRTEFLVQQATALAMPGAIVVDLCCGTGAVGAALAKTLGWIELYAIDIDPAAVKCARRNVTSIGGKVYEGDLYDPIPTKLRGRVDVLVANAPYVPTESIKFLPQDARKHEAMVALDGGVDGLDVLLRVATDAALWLAPGGHLLVETSRRQALQTIEIFAKNGLIPQVANNDELDATAVIGTMPSL